One Actinomycetota bacterium DNA segment encodes these proteins:
- a CDS encoding AarF/ABC1/UbiB kinase family protein translates to MPEMPTYALSRTAKLASVPVSHAGRRAVVAGTRIGGGDSQAALIRAQRRTAEQLFSVLGTLKGGAMKFGQVLSVLEAALPEEMIAPYRESLTKLQDSAPPMSAKNVELQLTKSLGKDWRGRFQKFSDLPSAAASIGQVHKAIWHDGREVAVKIQYPGAAKAVMSDLNQVSRMGNIFAFAFPGIDLKALLAELKLRVGEELDYLHESKVQRKFAVAFDGHKDFFIPHVLSAASEVVVTEWVEGKSLARIIESGTQDERDKYGKMYLRFLLSGPKIAGLMHADPHPGNFRVMPDGRLAVLDFGATADLPDGLPKAMGKLLLVAMANDGSGIESGLRAEGFIRPGIQIDPESLRDYLAPFTEPAKTQVFKHSREWLREQFSRTSDPRNPDWAIGLKINLPPNYLLIHRVWLGSIGVLCQLESEFSVIDEFIDWVPGFQQDLVTS, encoded by the coding sequence GTGCCAGAAATGCCAACCTATGCCTTGAGCCGAACCGCAAAATTGGCTTCGGTGCCAGTAAGTCATGCTGGTAGGCGGGCGGTGGTTGCTGGCACCCGGATAGGTGGTGGGGACTCGCAGGCGGCATTAATCCGTGCTCAACGTCGCACGGCCGAACAACTTTTTAGCGTTCTTGGCACGCTAAAGGGCGGCGCTATGAAATTTGGTCAAGTACTGAGCGTCCTTGAGGCGGCCTTGCCCGAAGAGATGATTGCTCCTTACCGAGAATCTCTAACAAAGTTGCAAGACAGCGCCCCTCCTATGTCGGCCAAGAATGTGGAACTGCAGTTAACTAAGAGCCTCGGGAAAGATTGGCGTGGTCGATTTCAAAAGTTTTCAGACCTACCTTCAGCTGCTGCGTCCATCGGACAAGTGCACAAGGCGATTTGGCACGATGGGCGCGAAGTCGCAGTAAAAATCCAGTATCCCGGAGCTGCAAAAGCGGTCATGTCAGACCTCAATCAAGTGTCCCGCATGGGCAACATTTTTGCCTTTGCCTTTCCAGGTATTGACCTAAAAGCACTCTTAGCAGAATTAAAGCTCCGCGTTGGCGAAGAGCTTGATTATTTGCACGAGTCAAAAGTTCAACGTAAGTTTGCAGTCGCCTTTGACGGACACAAAGATTTTTTCATTCCACACGTTCTTTCTGCGGCGAGTGAAGTCGTTGTTACCGAATGGGTAGAAGGAAAATCTCTTGCACGCATAATTGAATCAGGGACTCAAGATGAGCGCGATAAATATGGAAAAATGTACCTTCGTTTCCTGCTGTCAGGACCAAAAATTGCTGGCCTGATGCATGCAGATCCCCATCCAGGAAATTTTCGCGTTATGCCAGATGGCCGACTAGCAGTTCTAGATTTCGGCGCCACCGCAGACTTACCTGATGGCCTGCCGAAGGCAATGGGAAAGTTACTGTTGGTAGCCATGGCCAATGATGGCTCCGGAATTGAATCTGGTTTGCGCGCTGAAGGATTTATCCGACCAGGCATCCAAATTGATCCGGAGTCATTACGTGATTATTTGGCTCCATTTACTGAGCCAGCAAAAACCCAGGTTTTCAAGCACAGTAGGGAGTGGTTACGGGAGCAATTCTCGCGAACTAGTGACCCACGCAATCCAGACTGGGCAATAGGACTGAAAATAAATTTGCCACCGAATTATTTGCTAATTCATCGGGTTTGGCTGGGAAGTATTGGTGTGCTCTGTCAACTGGAGTCCGAATTTTCGGTAATAGACGAATTTATTGACTGGGTTCCTGGCTTTCAGCAAGACTTAGTCACTTCTTGA
- a CDS encoding oligoribonuclease, translating to MTGLDFVNDSLVEIACIVTDSELNELDDGFEVVIKVPQEKLDTMDPVVTQMHTASGLLHDIPSGLTLEEAEQQLFDYVTSHVPESFKAPLAGSSVYVDRIFLRRDMPRVDSYLHYRIIDVSSLKELARRWYSRTYFANPLKTGNHRALGDTRDSINELRYYRAAIMVPEPGPDTLTARAISEHIMGRPFATDV from the coding sequence ATGACGGGTCTTGATTTTGTTAATGACTCGCTTGTGGAAATTGCCTGCATCGTCACTGACAGCGAACTCAATGAATTGGATGATGGCTTCGAAGTTGTCATCAAAGTTCCGCAAGAAAAACTAGACACGATGGACCCAGTAGTCACTCAAATGCACACTGCCTCAGGATTGCTCCATGACATTCCAAGCGGGTTGACTCTTGAAGAAGCAGAGCAGCAACTCTTTGATTACGTGACTTCACACGTTCCAGAATCATTCAAGGCTCCACTTGCTGGCTCAAGTGTCTATGTCGATCGGATTTTCTTGCGCAGAGATATGCCTCGTGTCGATTCATACTTGCATTATCGGATTATTGATGTTTCCAGCCTCAAAGAATTGGCCAGGCGCTGGTACTCGCGCACTTACTTTGCCAATCCATTGAAGACCGGAAATCACCGAGCACTGGGCGATACCAGAGATTCAATCAATGAACTCCGTTACTACCGCGCTGCAATTATGGTGCCTGAACCTGGACCAGACACACTAACTGCTCGGGCAATTTCAGAGCACATTATGGGTCGTCCGTTCGCTACTGATGTTTAG
- a CDS encoding DUF4445 domain-containing protein, producing MGRKLDNPIPRGTECLITSSSLGLLRPKDTYVSDNTPSATDAAALGRVQLKFEPSGQEVRVPPGVSVFDAASWNGLAIDSTCGGHGTCKKCKIQILEGEVPVSNLDVRAFSSEQLAQGWRLACAAKANGNLKVDVPPLSTRPKAATVGVGRQVILRPTVQKRYVELAEPSLHDQAMDLERLQKSISDIEFSADLSVLQALPTILRSANWKVTAVINDDVLIAVESGDTSTKSYAVAFDLGTTTVVATLLDLNTGTPVCVKSMLNKQQPFGADVISRISATMLDSNALATMQLAAVETLNELLAEVCQDSGVSSSNIYDIAIAGNATMMELLLGINPEPVGVAPFITATRSWPILKASEIGLGSLPSARCYIFPLFGAYVGGDIVAGALATGMDRDKRVRLLIDVGTNCEIVLSDGDKILTTAAPAGPAFEAASISCGMRAADGAIEVVQIIDGDLILGVIGNVEPVGLCGSGLVDAVYALHQQGIIDDSGRYITNEGAEQLVPGLATRLITLENQERAFVLAWENNRPSVYLSQRDVRELQFAKASIATGWRLLLDELNLSSEDVQQVLLAGSFGSYLSPASAIGIGLVPKLPVARIVSAGNVAGEGAKMVLLSQAERHGATTLLEEVAYVELSDRPDFNDKFMAELALPS from the coding sequence TTGGGGCGGAAACTGGATAACCCGATTCCGCGCGGCACAGAATGTCTAATCACTTCTAGTAGTCTTGGGTTACTTCGACCGAAAGATACTTACGTGAGCGATAACACGCCTTCTGCAACTGATGCAGCTGCACTTGGTCGTGTGCAACTCAAATTTGAGCCAAGTGGGCAGGAGGTTCGAGTGCCGCCTGGGGTCTCAGTTTTTGATGCGGCTTCCTGGAATGGCTTGGCAATTGACTCCACCTGTGGTGGACACGGAACTTGTAAGAAATGCAAGATTCAAATCCTGGAAGGCGAAGTTCCAGTCTCGAACCTTGATGTCCGAGCTTTCTCTTCCGAACAACTCGCACAAGGCTGGCGATTGGCTTGTGCCGCTAAAGCCAACGGCAATCTAAAAGTTGATGTCCCACCGCTTTCTACCCGACCTAAGGCAGCAACTGTAGGGGTTGGTCGGCAGGTAATTCTGCGCCCCACTGTGCAAAAGCGGTATGTCGAACTCGCTGAACCAAGTTTGCATGATCAGGCGATGGACTTAGAGCGACTACAAAAGTCTATTAGTGACATCGAGTTTTCTGCTGATTTATCGGTGCTACAAGCCTTGCCAACAATCCTTCGTTCGGCCAATTGGAAAGTGACTGCTGTAATTAACGACGATGTCTTAATTGCTGTTGAGTCAGGGGATACGTCGACTAAAAGTTATGCTGTAGCTTTTGACTTGGGCACTACTACAGTTGTGGCAACCTTACTCGATTTAAATACGGGCACCCCAGTTTGCGTAAAGTCCATGTTGAATAAGCAACAACCTTTTGGTGCTGACGTGATCTCGCGAATTTCTGCGACCATGCTTGACAGTAATGCGCTCGCGACGATGCAATTAGCAGCGGTAGAGACTTTGAATGAATTGTTAGCCGAAGTTTGCCAAGATTCTGGGGTCTCTTCCTCAAATATCTATGACATTGCGATTGCTGGCAATGCCACAATGATGGAATTGCTCTTAGGTATTAATCCAGAACCAGTTGGAGTCGCGCCATTTATCACGGCAACCCGCAGTTGGCCGATACTTAAAGCCAGTGAGATTGGCTTGGGTAGCCTGCCGAGTGCTAGATGCTACATTTTTCCACTGTTTGGCGCTTATGTTGGGGGAGACATTGTCGCTGGCGCACTTGCTACCGGGATGGACCGAGATAAGCGAGTCCGATTATTAATTGATGTTGGAACTAACTGTGAAATCGTACTGTCAGATGGTGACAAAATTCTTACTACCGCAGCTCCGGCCGGACCAGCTTTTGAAGCCGCCTCCATTTCGTGTGGAATGCGGGCCGCGGATGGCGCTATTGAAGTAGTGCAAATAATCGACGGCGACTTAATACTAGGGGTAATCGGAAATGTCGAGCCGGTCGGACTTTGCGGATCCGGACTAGTTGATGCAGTTTATGCACTGCATCAACAAGGAATAATCGATGATTCTGGTCGCTACATAACTAACGAAGGTGCCGAGCAACTAGTTCCAGGACTGGCAACAAGATTAATTACTTTAGAAAATCAGGAGCGGGCATTCGTGCTTGCCTGGGAAAACAATCGGCCATCAGTTTATCTGTCTCAGCGCGATGTTCGAGAGTTACAATTTGCCAAGGCATCAATCGCGACAGGCTGGCGTTTGCTTCTTGATGAGCTCAACCTTTCCTCAGAGGATGTACAGCAAGTTCTGCTCGCCGGCTCCTTTGGTTCATATTTGTCACCAGCTTCAGCGATTGGGATTGGTTTAGTGCCCAAACTTCCAGTTGCGAGAATTGTCAGCGCTGGAAATGTGGCAGGCGAAGGGGCGAAAATGGTTTTGTTATCTCAGGCCGAGCGACATGGTGCAACAACGTTACTTGAAGAAGTCGCCTATGTTGAACTCTCGGATCGCCCTGATTTTAATGATAAATTTATGGCTGAGCTCGCTTTGCCATCATAA
- a CDS encoding methyltetrahydrofolate cobalamin methyltransferase, translating to MHTLLSSATKEITMGGDLPFVIIGERINPTGRKIFQEKLRAGDFSTIEIDVADQVAGGADMLDVNMGVPLTDEPELLAKAIKLVQTLTDLPVCIDSSVVEALEAGLAVYEGKALINSMTGEDDRMEAILPLVKKYDAAIIALPNDETGIPMTAPERMLIVDKIVVAVEKAGISLENLVIDPLAMTVGADPEAVKNTLETIHQIKEKYDLNMSIGGSNVSFGLPNRHALNAAFLPMAIAAGLTSAIMDARTPAVVESVRASDLLIGNDAWGGNWITRFRAAQNV from the coding sequence ATGCATACATTATTGAGTTCTGCAACCAAAGAAATCACGATGGGTGGCGACTTGCCATTTGTCATCATCGGTGAGCGCATCAATCCCACGGGCCGAAAAATATTTCAGGAAAAACTTCGCGCTGGCGATTTTTCAACTATAGAAATTGATGTTGCTGACCAGGTTGCCGGCGGTGCAGACATGCTTGATGTCAACATGGGAGTTCCACTTACCGATGAACCCGAGCTTCTGGCTAAGGCAATAAAACTAGTTCAAACTCTTACTGATTTACCGGTCTGCATTGATTCATCTGTTGTTGAAGCCCTTGAGGCTGGCCTGGCAGTTTATGAAGGTAAGGCACTTATCAATTCGATGACCGGTGAGGATGACCGGATGGAAGCGATTTTGCCATTAGTTAAAAAATATGATGCGGCGATAATTGCGCTACCAAATGATGAGACCGGTATCCCAATGACTGCGCCTGAACGCATGCTGATTGTTGACAAGATTGTTGTCGCAGTAGAGAAAGCTGGAATCTCACTGGAAAACTTAGTAATCGACCCTTTGGCAATGACCGTAGGTGCAGATCCAGAGGCGGTTAAAAACACACTTGAAACAATTCACCAGATAAAAGAGAAGTACGACTTAAATATGTCAATCGGTGGCTCCAATGTCTCGTTTGGCTTGCCAAATCGCCACGCACTCAATGCAGCCTTCTTGCCGATGGCGATTGCCGCCGGCTTGACTTCGGCAATTATGGACGCGCGTACTCCCGCCGTGGTTGAATCGGTCCGTGCCAGTGACCTCTTGATTGGCAATGATGCTTGGGGCGGAAACTGGATAACCCGATTCCGCGCGGCACAGAATGTCTAA
- a CDS encoding cobalamin-binding protein, with product MYEETMAGNAPRVLELTNQGLAEGMTPETLLFEALIPALEEVGARFERGDYFVPEMLIAGRAMNGALEVLRPLLADTGAETIGTFVMGTVKGDVHDIGKNLVNIMLEGAGFNVIDLGVQVSPEKFVAAVQEHKPDIVGMSAFLTTTMPMFKVNIEELTKAGLRDDLIVLVGGAPVTQEYADVVGADGYAADASTAVRVAKSLIAAKRA from the coding sequence ATGTACGAAGAGACGATGGCCGGCAATGCCCCAAGAGTTCTTGAATTGACCAATCAGGGCTTAGCAGAGGGTATGACCCCAGAAACCTTACTCTTTGAAGCCCTAATTCCTGCACTTGAAGAAGTTGGTGCGCGATTTGAGCGCGGAGATTACTTTGTGCCTGAGATGCTTATTGCCGGTCGGGCAATGAATGGCGCACTGGAGGTACTTCGACCACTGCTTGCTGACACCGGTGCAGAGACAATTGGCACTTTTGTGATGGGAACTGTCAAAGGCGATGTTCACGACATCGGAAAAAACTTAGTCAACATCATGCTCGAAGGCGCTGGATTTAATGTAATTGACTTAGGGGTCCAAGTATCTCCGGAGAAATTTGTTGCGGCTGTCCAAGAACATAAGCCTGACATTGTTGGCATGTCAGCATTCTTAACCACAACCATGCCGATGTTCAAAGTAAATATCGAAGAACTGACCAAGGCTGGATTACGTGATGACCTAATCGTGCTTGTTGGCGGAGCTCCAGTTACGCAGGAGTACGCTGATGTGGTGGGCGCTGACGGATATGCGGCAGATGCGTCAACTGCGGTTCGAGTTGCAAAATCGCTAATCGCGGCAAAACGTGCCTAA
- a CDS encoding bifunctional methylenetetrahydrofolate dehydrogenase/methenyltetrahydrofolate cyclohydrolase, with amino-acid sequence MSAVILDGKATAAVVRSQLQQRVARLNSLGVQPGLGTILVGDDPGSHAYVGGKHKDCAEVGIKSIRIDLPASATQTDVLDAISQLNTDPSCTGYIVQLPLPKGLDANGALTSMSPEKDADGLHPTNLGRLVLGEPAPLPCTPRGIVELLRAYNVPLDGAEVVIVGRGVTVGRPLGLLLTRRTENATVTLCHTGTKDLTYHLRQADIVVAAAGVPHFITAEMVKPGAALLDVGITRTEAGLLGDIHPSAAQVAGYFAPMPGGTGPMTRAMLLANVVDAAEKQANI; translated from the coding sequence ATGAGCGCTGTAATTCTCGATGGCAAGGCTACCGCAGCAGTAGTCAGAAGTCAGTTGCAGCAGCGAGTCGCACGCCTGAATTCACTTGGAGTGCAGCCCGGACTTGGCACCATTTTGGTTGGTGACGATCCAGGCTCTCATGCATACGTTGGTGGCAAACATAAAGACTGTGCAGAAGTAGGGATTAAATCAATCCGAATAGATTTACCAGCATCTGCAACTCAAACAGACGTCCTAGATGCAATCTCGCAGTTGAACACAGACCCGAGCTGTACTGGCTACATCGTGCAACTTCCGCTGCCAAAAGGGCTTGATGCAAATGGTGCATTGACTTCAATGTCGCCTGAGAAGGATGCAGATGGGCTCCATCCAACGAATCTTGGTCGACTCGTGCTTGGGGAGCCAGCGCCACTTCCTTGCACACCGCGAGGAATTGTTGAACTGCTTCGCGCTTACAACGTGCCACTTGATGGAGCTGAAGTCGTAATTGTTGGTCGAGGTGTAACTGTTGGACGCCCACTTGGCTTACTGTTGACTCGCAGAACGGAAAATGCGACGGTAACTTTGTGTCACACGGGGACTAAAGATCTGACTTACCACCTACGGCAGGCCGACATCGTAGTGGCAGCGGCTGGTGTACCGCATTTCATTACTGCCGAAATGGTTAAACCTGGCGCTGCTCTTTTAGATGTCGGAATTACTCGCACCGAAGCGGGACTACTTGGCGACATACATCCAAGCGCTGCTCAAGTTGCTGGCTACTTTGCACCGATGCCTGGTGGAACAGGTCCAATGACTCGGGCGATGCTACTTGCAAATGTAGTAGATGCTGCCGAAAAGCAGGCAAACATCTGA
- a CDS encoding flavodoxin family protein, translating to MSSKVLVLVSHPSLEESRINDAFVRSLEENPLVTVRHIDQLIPAGLSSFDVTMEQEIIDAHDAVVFQFPWFWYSPPASLKKYLDEILTPGWAYRGGNALADKPVMVAISTGGPADAYRPEGSNKFTMEDFLAPLIATANMTKMKWQKPFVIHSSRTLSDDELTQATQDYLGRIVELTPEAISA from the coding sequence ATGAGTTCAAAAGTACTAGTCCTTGTCAGTCACCCCAGCCTTGAAGAATCTCGAATCAACGACGCATTCGTCAGATCACTAGAAGAAAACCCATTAGTAACTGTTCGTCACATTGATCAACTCATTCCAGCTGGGCTAAGTAGTTTTGATGTAACGATGGAACAGGAAATTATTGATGCTCATGATGCAGTCGTGTTCCAGTTTCCTTGGTTTTGGTACTCACCGCCGGCAAGTCTAAAGAAGTATTTGGATGAAATTCTGACTCCAGGTTGGGCCTATAGAGGTGGTAATGCACTAGCCGACAAGCCAGTTATGGTGGCAATCAGTACAGGTGGACCTGCAGATGCTTATCGACCTGAGGGAAGTAACAAATTCACGATGGAAGACTTCCTAGCTCCGCTTATCGCTACAGCAAATATGACAAAAATGAAATGGCAAAAACCTTTTGTTATTCATAGCTCGCGCACCTTGTCGGATGATGAACTTACTCAAGCCACTCAGGATTACTTGGGTCGGATTGTGGAATTAACGCCTGAGGCAATTTCGGCTTAA
- a CDS encoding phosphoenolpyruvate carboxylase has translation MPINAAGTVVDDAALRSDIRLLGELLGETITRHKGQELLDLVERVRKASRVDAHQVADQLSDIDLATAIDLARAFSTYFNLANIAEQVHRGRALAQDRKLSGGVLARTASNISSAGIPTDEVAEIVSRLNVRPVFTAHPTEAARRSVLTKLRRIADFLYSPGHPRLRDRLGELVDLLYQTDELRLQRPEVLDEARNALYYLDEIARGPLGHVLEDLEGALEQLGVSMPVTSTPLTMGSWIGGDRDGNPFVTAQVTRSVFEMHRSHAVSNLIPVLDRVIEDLSISRTVAGDEAHVEEFLTQIVPDLAGLDSRYVRMNAEEPWRLSLIAIRQKLMNTQAALSDDEVPDESVYGETVEFIADLSAVRQSLLSLGTEEVALRVLDRAISTASAIGLHLAGLDVREHSEKYQEAVAQLVEPDANYRELTPDQQLEFLRNELAQYRVLSNGAVVLVDEAKTALSAYREIFEGQNRFGHEVCQTAIVSMTRGAHDLLAAVIVGREAGLVDLANEVVRVDFVPLLETVAELTAADQILEDLLSTPAYRELVRLRGDVQEVMLGYSDSNKDAGILTSQWQIHLAQRRLRDVANKYGVRLRLFHGRGGTVGRGGGPTFEAIMAQPWGVLDGEIKLTEQGEVISDKYLLPPLARENLALTLAAALEASVLHKSSKVPAEKLVKWDEVMDLASGTALEKYRALVQHADLPAYFASSTPVGELADVHMGSRPARRPDTSSGISGLRAIPWVFGWTQSRQIVPGWFGVGSGLAAAREAGFGDELNQMLKDWNFFSNFISNVEMTLAKTDMEVAASYVRELVPADLQHLFEVIKAEFELTKREVLKLTGESTALENNVSLARTLEIRDKYLLPLHYLQVSFLQRVREVRASGQEPDAALRRALSVTVNGIATGLRNTG, from the coding sequence ATGCCTATCAACGCCGCCGGGACGGTAGTTGACGATGCCGCCCTCCGTTCCGACATCCGCCTACTTGGCGAATTGCTCGGCGAGACTATTACTAGACACAAGGGTCAGGAACTGCTTGATTTAGTTGAGCGAGTTCGTAAAGCTTCTCGGGTTGATGCCCACCAAGTCGCTGACCAGCTCTCGGATATTGACTTAGCCACGGCAATTGACCTGGCCCGGGCATTTTCCACCTACTTCAACTTGGCAAATATTGCTGAGCAAGTTCACCGCGGTCGCGCGTTGGCCCAGGATCGTAAGTTAAGTGGCGGAGTACTGGCGCGAACTGCGTCGAACATCTCCTCAGCTGGAATCCCAACGGATGAAGTTGCCGAAATAGTTAGCCGCCTAAATGTTCGTCCGGTTTTCACCGCCCATCCAACAGAAGCGGCCCGTCGTAGTGTCCTAACAAAGTTACGTCGAATTGCTGACTTTTTATATTCGCCCGGACACCCACGTTTGCGTGATCGGTTAGGTGAATTGGTAGACCTGCTTTACCAAACTGACGAACTGCGGTTGCAGCGTCCAGAAGTTTTGGATGAGGCGCGAAATGCACTTTATTATCTAGACGAGATTGCACGTGGTCCACTTGGCCACGTACTTGAGGACTTGGAAGGCGCCTTAGAACAACTTGGCGTAAGTATGCCCGTGACATCAACTCCACTAACTATGGGCTCCTGGATCGGTGGTGACCGTGATGGCAATCCATTCGTTACCGCGCAGGTGACTAGGAGTGTTTTTGAAATGCATCGTTCGCATGCCGTCAGCAACTTAATTCCAGTGCTGGATCGTGTGATTGAAGACTTGTCAATTAGTCGCACAGTGGCAGGTGATGAAGCTCATGTTGAAGAATTTTTGACGCAAATCGTTCCGGATCTGGCTGGCCTAGATTCCCGCTATGTTCGAATGAACGCCGAAGAGCCTTGGCGCCTGTCGCTAATTGCCATTCGACAGAAATTGATGAACACCCAAGCCGCTTTGTCAGATGATGAGGTGCCTGATGAAAGCGTTTATGGCGAGACGGTTGAGTTCATTGCTGATTTATCAGCCGTGCGCCAATCCTTACTTTCGCTTGGCACTGAGGAAGTTGCGCTTCGCGTTCTAGACCGTGCAATCTCAACCGCTAGTGCGATTGGTTTACATTTGGCCGGACTAGATGTTCGAGAGCATTCTGAAAAGTACCAGGAAGCAGTCGCTCAGTTGGTAGAGCCAGATGCGAATTATCGTGAGCTAACTCCGGACCAACAATTAGAATTTCTGCGCAATGAGCTAGCGCAATATCGAGTACTTTCGAATGGCGCTGTGGTTTTGGTTGATGAGGCTAAGACTGCGTTATCTGCATACCGGGAAATTTTTGAAGGCCAGAACCGTTTTGGCCATGAAGTCTGCCAAACCGCAATTGTTTCCATGACACGAGGAGCACACGATTTGTTGGCCGCAGTAATTGTTGGTCGTGAAGCGGGACTTGTTGATCTGGCAAATGAAGTTGTTCGTGTCGATTTTGTTCCACTTCTGGAAACGGTTGCCGAATTAACAGCTGCTGATCAAATCTTAGAAGATCTGCTGAGTACTCCTGCTTACCGCGAATTGGTCCGACTTCGTGGCGATGTGCAAGAAGTTATGCTCGGTTACTCGGATTCGAACAAAGATGCTGGAATCCTGACTTCGCAGTGGCAGATTCATTTGGCCCAGCGAAGACTGCGCGATGTAGCGAACAAGTATGGCGTACGACTTAGACTCTTCCATGGCCGTGGCGGGACAGTTGGCCGTGGCGGTGGTCCAACCTTTGAAGCGATCATGGCCCAGCCTTGGGGTGTACTTGATGGTGAAATCAAACTTACGGAGCAAGGGGAAGTAATTTCCGATAAGTACTTGCTGCCGCCGCTTGCCCGCGAAAACCTAGCCTTGACCTTGGCGGCAGCCCTAGAAGCATCTGTCCTGCATAAATCTTCAAAAGTTCCAGCTGAAAAGTTGGTTAAGTGGGATGAAGTCATGGACCTTGCGTCAGGAACCGCATTGGAAAAATATCGTGCCTTAGTTCAGCATGCTGATCTACCGGCATATTTCGCATCATCTACACCAGTTGGCGAGTTGGCTGATGTGCACATGGGCTCTCGGCCTGCTCGACGCCCAGACACTTCATCTGGAATTTCTGGACTAAGGGCAATTCCTTGGGTATTTGGCTGGACACAGTCTCGACAAATCGTCCCCGGTTGGTTTGGGGTGGGTAGTGGTCTGGCGGCTGCTCGAGAAGCTGGATTTGGCGATGAGTTAAACCAGATGTTAAAGGACTGGAACTTCTTCTCTAACTTCATCTCTAATGTCGAGATGACACTTGCTAAGACAGACATGGAAGTTGCAGCCAGTTACGTCAGGGAATTAGTACCTGCAGATTTGCAGCACCTGTTTGAGGTAATCAAAGCAGAATTTGAGTTAACGAAGCGAGAAGTACTTAAATTGACGGGTGAGAGCACAGCCTTAGAAAACAATGTTTCACTTGCCCGAACACTAGAGATTCGCGATAAGTACCTACTGCCACTGCATTACTTACAGGTAAGTTTCTTGCAGCGGGTCCGCGAAGTGAGGGCTTCAGGTCAAGAGCCTGATGCAGCACTTAGACGTGCATTGAGTGTGACAGTAAATGGCATAGCCACCGGCCTTAGAAACACTGGCTGA
- a CDS encoding DNA recombination protein RmuC: MTNSSAFIYVFIALFVGVGLGFIIGRGRKVTEGTVSGDVTLLQAQLISTQAQVEQLNSQLSAERSNANETIKLQTELAALKDGIAAITRSAADADRRRAAAEEGLRTQIRAMNESSTELVAQTTSIARVLNSSQARGKFGEAQLEKLLESAGLIEGEHYQVQRATTGEGNGRPDVTIEMPGASVLYIDSKFPFESFYQAYAVEDETQREALLKDHAKKLKDHIKTLSDREYQQQGTSPDFVILFAPIESILADALRIDSTLLDYAFKMKVTIATPTNMMALLRTVGYLFGREKVAKNATEIHDLAEKFLQDITKLYVKINEVGKNIERINKSYEDLTKVAQHTALRSAKKIRALDVQGPTPENPIEITQVVREITITEAEIEEFEIVDEE, encoded by the coding sequence ATGACAAATTCATCTGCCTTTATCTATGTATTTATTGCCCTCTTTGTCGGCGTGGGTCTCGGGTTCATTATTGGTCGTGGCCGAAAGGTAACCGAAGGTACGGTCTCTGGGGACGTCACACTCCTGCAAGCACAACTTATTTCGACACAGGCTCAAGTAGAGCAGTTGAATTCTCAACTCAGCGCTGAGCGTAGCAATGCTAATGAAACCATTAAGTTACAGACGGAACTAGCAGCTCTTAAGGATGGAATTGCCGCCATTACCAGATCTGCAGCAGATGCAGATCGGCGCCGGGCTGCGGCTGAAGAAGGATTGCGAACTCAGATCCGTGCCATGAATGAAAGTAGTACCGAACTAGTTGCCCAAACGACAAGCATCGCTCGAGTACTAAATAGTTCTCAAGCTCGCGGAAAGTTTGGCGAAGCCCAGTTAGAAAAATTGCTGGAAAGTGCGGGTTTAATTGAAGGCGAACATTATCAAGTGCAGAGGGCAACTACAGGCGAAGGCAATGGACGCCCCGATGTAACCATCGAGATGCCTGGCGCGAGCGTTCTCTACATTGACTCAAAGTTTCCCTTTGAAAGTTTTTATCAAGCGTACGCTGTTGAAGATGAGACACAGCGAGAAGCATTGCTCAAGGATCATGCCAAAAAACTAAAAGACCACATCAAGACGCTGTCTGATCGTGAATATCAGCAACAAGGAACATCGCCAGACTTTGTAATCTTGTTTGCGCCCATCGAATCTATCCTTGCCGATGCACTTCGAATCGATAGCACTTTGCTTGACTACGCCTTCAAAATGAAAGTAACTATAGCGACACCAACCAACATGATGGCATTGCTTCGCACAGTTGGATATCTTTTCGGTCGCGAAAAAGTTGCGAAAAACGCTACAGAAATTCACGACTTGGCCGAGAAGTTCTTGCAGGACATTACGAAGCTGTACGTGAAAATTAATGAGGTTGGCAAGAACATCGAACGGATAAACAAGTCCTATGAAGATTTGACCAAAGTTGCACAACACACAGCACTGCGCAGTGCCAAGAAGATTCGAGCTTTGGATGTGCAAGGTCCAACTCCGGAGAACCCCATAGAAATAACGCAAGTTGTGCGGGAAATCACAATCACTGAAGCTGAAATTGAAGAATTCGAAATCGTTGACGAAGAATAA